From Salvelinus sp. IW2-2015 linkage group LG18, ASM291031v2, whole genome shotgun sequence, a single genomic window includes:
- the LOC111978777 gene encoding cerebellar degeneration-related protein 2-like, producing MLGMEEFVTDEEEPWYDQQDLESDLHLAAELGKTLLERNKELEDSLQQMYITNEEQVQEIEYLAKQLEVLREMNEQHAKVYEQLDGTARELELTNRTLVLDSKASQHKMERLTGTIETLQTQVESLSGQVEQLHSLEQLRVRREKRERRKTIASFPCLRELCTAPKYEDGFVVGRSDSFTSETKRQPAEEENERLREAVSALRSAVRAERGRREGAERECHVLLGEFSRLESRVLGAESCQARVRELEAELQELQQLRRARTLLLSSEDDGVGFTQTLLNNTPETDTLEGEGGEVGGGSREEGEGGGGLGGELLPASSPVRKSCSDTALNAIVARDASGRRRGSYAIHANSVRKRGMSILREVDEQYHALLEKYEELFGKCRRHEESMCHAGVQTSRPVSRDPSMKDCAMGPTPAPPPSPTQSPSTPEVMESISKQVEAVDKRLGQSAPEYKALFKEIFSRIQKTKMDIKATKATKASKSGKSSK from the exons ATGCTAGGAATGGAGGAATTTGTCACCGACGAGGAAGAGCCATGGTACGACCAGCAAGATCTCGAATCGG ACCTCCACCTGGCAGCAGAGCTTGGGAAGACTCTGTTGGAGAGGAACAAGGAGCTGGAGGATTCTCTACAGCAGATGTACATCACCAATGAGGAGCAGGTGCAGGAGATTGAG tACCTGGCTAAGCAGCTGGAGGTGCTGAGGGAAATGAATGAGCAACATGCTAAGGTGTACGAGCAGCTAGATGGGACAGCCAGAGAACTGGAGCTCACCAACCGTACCCTGGTACTGGACAGCAAGGCCTCGCAACATAAGATGGAGAG GTTGACGGGGACCATCGAGACCCTGCAGACCCAGGTGGAGTCTCTCTCTGGGCAGGTGGAACAGCTCCACTCCCTGGAGCAGCTCAGGGTccggagggagaagagggaacgGCGCAAAACCATCGCCTCCTTCCCCTGCCTTAGGGAACTCTGCACCGCACCCAA GTATGAGGATGGGTTTGTGGTGGGCCGCTCAGACAGCTTCACCTCAGAGACTAAGCGCCAGCCagcagaggaggagaacgagCGTCTGAGAGAGGCGGTGTCGGCGCTGCGCTCGGCCGTGAGGGCGGAGCGGGGTCGCAGGGAGGGGGCGGAGAGAGAGTGTCACGTCCTCCTGGGGGAGTTCTCTCGTCTGGAGTCACGTGTGCTG ggtGCAGAGAGCTGCCAGGCACGGGTTCGTGAACTAGAGGCAGAGCTCCAGGAACTCCAGCAGCTCCGACGGGCGAGGACCCTCCTCCTGAGCAGCGAAGATGACGGCGTGGGcttcacccagaccctcctcaacAACACCCCCGAGACAGACAccctggagggggagggaggagaagtgggtGGAGGGTCCAGGGAGGAGGGCGAGGGGGGAGGAGGCTTAGGTGGAGAGTTGTTACCTGCCTCCAGCCCCGTKAGGAAGAGCTGCAGCGACACGGCACTGAATGCCATCGTGGCAAGGGACGCGTccgggaggagaagagggagctaCGCGATCCACGCCAACAGCGTCCGTAAGAGAGGGATGTCCATCCTGAGGGAGGTGGACGAGCAGTACCACGCTCTGCTGGAGAAGTATGAGGAGCTGTTYGGGAAGTGCCGGCGCCACGAGGAGTCCATGTGCCACGCGGGGGTGCAGACCTCGCGGCCCGTCTCCAGGGACCCCTCCATGAAGGACTGTGCCATGGGCCCCACCCCTGCACCCCCGCCCTCCCCCACCCAGTCCCCCTCCACCCCCGAGGTGATGGAAAGCATCAGTAAGCAGGTGGAGGCMGTGGATAAACGACTGGGCCAGAGCGCGCCAGAGTACAAAGCTCTSTTCAAGGAGATCTTTTCTCGTATTCAGAAGACCAAGATGGACATCAAAGCTACCAAAGCRACCAAAGCCAGCAAGTCTGGCAAGTCCAGCAAATAA